Within the Medicago truncatula cultivar Jemalong A17 chromosome 4, MtrunA17r5.0-ANR, whole genome shotgun sequence genome, the region ATGCCTAACCAATGTAACACAAGAGACCAAAGAGAGCTAAACGTAGCACAATCCAAAAGCAAATGCTTTGATGTTTCCAAATTACCACAAAAAGTCGAACATGCCGTGTCAGAAGCTGGAATGCTCCTCCGTCTTGCCAGATTATCTTTAGTATGAAATCTATCACGAAGGAGTCGCCACACAAACAAGGAAATCTTTGAGGTGCCAAACATCGTCAACCAAATTACGATCAACAATTGTCCCTGAAGtagtaataaaatgatatgCTCCTCGAACTGAATAATCATGAACTGtaacctgcaaaacaatattgTGTGACAGAGCACCCCTCCACACTTTCCTCCTCCCATGCCAACAGACGACGTCTCCACTCCCACCCCTCCCTCCAACCTCCCAACCTAATGTAGCCATCTCCTCCACCGTACTCTCTTTATTCGCAGACAAGTCAAGTAGGCGAGGAAATTTTAGCTTCAAAGAAGTGTCCCCCACCCATGTGTCATGCCAGAATAAAGTGTCCCTCCCATCACCTACAATCCGCCTAACATTATCATCAAACCACCTGCCAAGACCCTCACCCACCCCTTCTCGGACCTTGCATAAGGTCCTCCACCAAACCGaacaaccccccccccccccatccGTCAACCTCCCTTCCACCTCACTGTATCTACCTTTCAACACTTTATACCATAAGCCCCCTTTATCTAtcaacatcctccaacaccatttacccaACAAAGAAATATTTAAACGCACCCCCAAACCACCATCCTCCTTCGAAGAACATATAGTCTCTCAACTGATTTATGCTATTTTCCTATTATTCtcactcccccccccccccccccccccccaaaaaaaaaaaaaaaatttaaaacaaagatTCAAGAGAAGAAATGATACCCGCATgggctttgaaaaaggaaagaaagtaatcCGGAAGAGAGGACAAGACAGGTTTCAAGAGAATAAGTCGACCACCAAAGGAAAGAAACTTATTGTTCTACAATGACAGACGAGTAACAATCTGATCGACAACAGGTTTCCAAAAGGACAACTTGGTAGAATCACCACCAATAGGGAGCCCCAAATAAACAAAAGGAATGTTCCCCCGGCGACAATTCATTACCGATGCAGCCTCCGTCAACCACGAATCAGGGATGTTAACTCCTGTCAACATACTCTTCTGAAAGTTAACCTTCAACCCCGAAATATCCTCAAACAAAAGTAACACTGCTCGCATACTACGCACATTCAACCAACTTCTCTCACCAATGATCAAAGTGTCATCCACAAATTGAAGATGTGTCAATCTAACTTCATTATCCGGGCCGACCCCATATCCCTTAAAgagaattgaaaatttgaaacgGGTTTTCATTAGTCGTACATAAATTCAAGCtaacgagtttttttttttgttaaatagcCTAGTTgatagagctcacacaatttaattgtgaaaaaataaattgtccAAAATTTGACCTCAATCCCTATATATAAAATGTCATATCCTAAGAACTAAACTATTCTCACGGGAATAAGACTTTATTCTAATATACTAGTgtttatttggtaaaaaaataaaataaaataaaagtagtcGTGCTTACTTGTTTAGCTTGGCTTTTTCAAAAGCTTATGACTTAGTTTACTTTTGTGAATTTTACTTGTTAAAAAGAAACTATTAGACTGTTAAAGTAAACAATTATGTGAatttaaaagaaacaataaaaatgtcaaagtagttttatttttattattttcgaATATACCATTCCTATAAGTTAACTAGTAGTCCCTCCATTTTATATTAAATGGTACATTTGACTCTGTCTCACATACCaatgtatatattttatctataatatatttaattatctattagaaaaaattatgaaaatttaattttttaaaaatatttattgagacGCATCCATCAACatcatatatgatattatttatctttgtatattaatagaaaaaattgttaaagTATGTCAGGTTAATAACGTACATTGTCAAATATGTCATCTAATATGAGATGAAGAGAGTTTCAATCTTCATAGTAGTAAATTGCAAtgaataacttttttaaaaagtaaaatcattttattttttttcagattaAAGAGAACATTAaccttttttttgaaagaaagaaaatatagaaCATTAACcttaagaaaacaaacataGAGCATCTATCTATTCTTGACGTGAATGGAACGTGAGAGATGGGAGCGTGGAAAGAAAACATATGAAGTGGGACAGGAAGAAAAAGAGTTAGAAAATCTTGGATTCTGTTGTCGTACTACGTTGTATGCAGAAGACTGAAGATGCGTCGGCGTGTCGgtgttagagagagaaagtgacttgtttttttttgtgtttctcGTTCTCCCTCTCTTCATTTCATTCCACACAGTCTGACATTATACCAACACAATAACATAATTATGATATTCTGATTTAAGTATTCAACCAACCAGATTTCACAAAAagtcttttgaattttttattcacaaaaaGTCCTTCTCATAATGTCTCATACTTAATTATCACACTTACTATTGATCCGAAAAAATAGATGGATATACGACTGATTTTCTTGGTAAATTCTTgacttaattacttttttttcccttaatttattttttggtttcgttttggtcccttaactattaaaagtttggttggtcccttaacttactttttgatttcgtttggtcccttaactattaaaagtttcgttttgatcccttaatttattttttggtttcgttttggtcccttaactcttcctcgtcaaccactttggtcctttatgttaggatgaatgtattagagttaaagaccaaaacaaaatcaaaaaataagttaagtgaccaaaacgaaaccaaaaaataagttaagggatcaaaacgaaacttttaatagttaagggaccaaaacaaaaccaaaaaataaattaagggaccaaaacaaaacttttaatagttaagggaccaaaacgaaaccaaaaaataagttaagagaccaaaagaaACTAAAAGAAACTTTATTAGAGAAAGGGTGATAGCATATCCAGTATATGTAATGTAGGTAGCTAAAAAGGGTTTTTCTAGAAACATAAGATTAGCACGAgtcaaattaaatgaatttaagtaggagaaactttttttttttggttacaagtaGGAGAAACTATTAGGAGACTTATTCGAAATCAAAACATTAAATTTACCTGAATGAATTTAAATAGGAGAATTAttcaaaaactttaaatttacTTCTTCAAAAAGCAATTCAAATATACGGATTATAAAAATAGGAGAATGTTAATCATTATAATTGGGGCATTGATTAAGCCATTAAAAATAGGAGAATGTTACCATTACCAATATATTTAAGTAGTagtttctctctaaaaaaaagtagttgttTAAAAGAAAGTGTTAGTTTTTTTGTCCGAATAATATAGGGGTAGGTTGCTAATGTGCAATTTTAGGTGGACCGTGGATATGTTTtcctaattaaatttattaatttttttaagtgacatctttcaaaaatgatttttatgaaaaggtatttggaatatttttttagatatttcttttttaaaaatttttgtattaataaattataataaaatgatgaaatacttataattacattttaagataaattatacaaacaaaattttcattcgAAACTTTCCATAAcaatttctttgttaaaaaaattgtagtaaaaagaaattacactataaaaatctatttaaaaaaaagttaaaacaaacagCCCTaagtatacaaaaaaaaataaaaaataatcaatcatCTTATTTTTCTAGTCCTTAAATTTAACATgatcataataaaaaatgaaacctTACTCAAGAAACAAATATTCAAAGAGAAAAGGTGAATCTTATGCTTTATGAATATAAGGTAGAATGAACACAAGGACAAATTATACTATTGGCCATTACAGAGATTTTCATGACAAAAGATTCAACAAAAAATGGCAAATTCATGGTGATTTCTCATGAAAGGAAGATGATCAAAAATAGGGTTTTAAGTATGTATTTGTGCATGTAAAAGATGGTTGATGAATGTGTTTGAGTTTCTAATGATTTCTCAATTAAAGAGTTGAAGAATAATAATGGACGAGTTCTTCGATAAGGTGGGAAAATTACATTTAGAAAGAGAGAATTTGTCTAGAActtttagggtatgtttggatcTACTGAAAGGCATAAGGAAAGATACACCAAGGAAAGAAAGCACGGATTTCAATATCCTTTCCCTCCTTTGGATCCAAAGAATAGTAGCATGGAAAGAACAAATTGTGTGTGGggcccacacaaaagctttccCCTCTCTAATGGACAGAAAGTAGGATGAAAGCtacaaattttttgttgttcctATTTTGTCCTTGCTGACATCATTCATTTATACATTATATATAAGGGTATTTGTGACATTCAATAAAAAACACAtcattctttcctttcactttcttttcactttcactCATACCAAACAATCAAAAAATCATCTAACTTTCCACTCTCTTACCACTCACTTTCATTCCTTAAACAttctttccttttactttctttcctttcagcatccaaacaaagccttagagaGTGAAGAAGTGATTGAATCTTTGCCTCCAAATTTGTCTAGAATTTGTCTAGCAACTTGACGATGAAGCATTTTGACTAATCTTAATTTAGAATCCCAAATTTTCAAACACTTAAAATTGTGATTTACtcgtttttttgacaaaactctattttttgataaaaaacatcaaattgaaTTTTAACTAAATATATCTGAAAACATATGATATACTCCTTCTGAccttaatataatattttttataatacttTCTTTATTCCTtaatataaaaacttttttaaagttCAACATGCATTAATGATTTCTCTAAAAAACCTTATTTAAAATACTAATAGAAACTTATATGCAATTTCATTCATACTGTTTTTAGTGTTATCCAATAGAAGCATAACTTACGTGCTTCTTTTTATTAAGTTAACGTTTGATGTTTAACTGTGACACTCATTTTATTAGTGCAAATTACTCATGTTTCCGATCTCTGGATCCTTGGCTCTACCATCGACACTCACATCGTCTCCTCCAATGATAATTAGTTAATGACATCGTGCTTATCAAAATTTTGGAAAGAGTATGGATGTTTCAATGAATGTTCAAGACAAAATATGTATTATATAAGGGCCAATTCTATGTTGAGCTAGAGATCCCTCCCTATTCTAGTCCATTTAACGCTGTTTCACTACTGCTGCTAACCCTAGCAGCCACTTTAAATCCCAACCATATTTCTACACTATGAACCTTCATCCATTCTACTTTGAAGACATTGTAGCTAGACCTTATAAGTTTAGGACTTTATGGGTAAATTGTCAAGTGAATAATGTAAAGAGCTCACTTTCCATTCCCATGGGATTGTAATGTCTCCTTTGTAAAATCTATTCACTTCTAGTGATTTATGCAAGTATGTTTTTATTCGTTTATCTTTTTCCATTTAGGTTTTTGCGTTTAAGATCATTATGAGATAAAACACTTATGTGGTTGAAGAATTAGGAGGTTATAAATATGTTTGCATGTTAAGTTTGTTGCAACATTTATGCctctttttaaaaagttatgaAAATGCTAAtctttaaaatagaaatttatcaactttattttattcCCAAGTTCCTTGAGCTTGGAAGAGGAGATGAATGAAATTACTTATTTAATATGAGATATGTTTTTACTCTCTGAAGAGATATTAACCTTGAAAGGTTGTTTGCATGTTTATCTAGATTTTTTGTCGTAGGAAAAACCAATCCCACCTTTTGGAATGCATCTCTGCTCCATTTAGGTTTCCTCAATTTACCCCATTTCATTCCTTGGATGTGTGACATGTAGCAAAAGTTAAAACCAAGGGCAGAGATTAAAAGGTTTAGAAAATACACttatctaataaaaaaacaaggcTACGCGCAACACTCTATTCACAACGCTCTTCACCTTCTTCCTCAGTTCTCACCATCATTGTGCTGCTGCcgcctccctctctctctcttcggCGACGACACCGCCGTTCCTGAACACAAAATTTCTTCTCTTGACGAATCCGTCATAACAAACttaacaaaaatcaaactttttcaTAAACTTTTATTACAATCAGAGATTGAATTACACACCCTTTCAGATTGTGATTGGTAAAACGATGTCATTCGTTCAAGGAAATTGTTTGAAACAGCAGCCACGGATTGAATTAAACACCCTTACAGATTGAATCACAAATTTAATTACACATCGTTACATATTGAATCACAtgtatataaaatgaaaatctGTGTAATCCACATAATTTTCCCTCAAGGAAACTGTTTGAAACGGCAACGAccagagggagagggagaggtgGCAGCAACATACTAATGATGGTGAGAAGATGAACATCGCGTAGGTTGTGAACAGAGAGCAAGAGGAGAAGAGCGCGTGGCCTTGGTTTTCATTAAACAAGTGTTTTTCTCAAACCTCTTAATCCTGacctttgattttattttttccacatGTCACACATCCAAGGAATGAAATGGGGTAAATTGAGGAAacctaaatggagcaaagatgcaCTCCACCTCTTGAGGAGGAAAGAATCGAGACCTTTATAATGTTGCATGGTTAACTTAGTAGTTGAAAACCTTGAAAAATGAGTATCCCTAAGTTAACCATGTGATAACTGCCAAATTTAtgataaattgcattttattcaTGACCCTTAttaacttgttttgcaagtaatctAAGGAAAAACTCTTAGTATCATGTAAAtacttaatatttatatttattatgctAGATAAGCTACTATTAcctatttcatttcaaatttttaggTCTTTGCCGAAGATATTACAAATACCTAAAGTTCTGTCGTATGACTAATTCGCTACGCGAGCAAAGGGAGCTAGAAGTGAGGTAAGGGAGAGTTTCAAAGGTTTTCGGACAGGAAGATTTATTTGGTTGGCAAAGAGAGGAGTTCTCAGGAAAATGGAAGAGCAGATTCGCTAAGTGAGCAATATTTCACGTACCGAAGTGAATTAAGGTTGTGTTAGTGACCTTTTAAATGAGTTGCCTTTTGTAATAAGAGGAACGTGGAAATTAGTTAGCGAAGACTTTCCATCTCTTAAATCTCACAACCAAGCTTTGATACCACTTCTTTAGAGGAAGAGCAGTATTTCTAAGATAAACTCACAATTTGTTCGATGACAAATGGCAAGTACAAGAGAATATTTATACATACAAGTAGATAACTCTAGAATCATTTCTTGGGAGTTCAGGTATGCTCCATTTTCGAGTTCAGGTATGCTTCATTTATGTATAGCCCCATTTAGTCCATTTAGGCTTTAGATGAAAGACATGTGGCAAGATTAATTTTAAGGGTtgagatttatttaataaaaattaaaaacaaagcaCTGCCCTCAGCTTATCTTGTCTTCTCCTTTCATGTGTTTCTTTCCCATCTCTCATCACCGTCAGCCTCCACCCACCACCACCCACAGCCGCCCATCACCTCCCCAATCATACTCAGTTAATCATTTATGTAATCGCCTCCCCTTTTAATCATTTCACGCTCAGTTAATAATCTCTCCCATCTCTCATAATTCACACATCAATTTTTGTAATTAGGGATGAATATTCCCAGGAAGTTTTAATATCTgtaaaattcatcatttcaaaacTACTGCAGactattttcttgcattttttagATCTAATTTAATTCTGATTTGTATTTGGttgttatttgattttgtaaattttgatgGTTCAACTTATAACGGTGGCGGCGAGACAATGATGGGAAGAAGAGGGGCGGTGACAGGAGAGGGAAAACTGCGGTTACGGCGGCAGTAGGGTGGAGGTTGTTGGTGAGAAGAGAGGGAGAGGAAGGGTGGTAGTTGTGGGAGTAGAAGGGAGCGTGAGCAGAACTGCAGAAGGGGAAGGTGAAACTGTAcgtgttgttgttttttattaaataaatctcaACCCTTAAAATTAATCTTGCCACATGTCTTCTATCTAAAACTTAAATGGACTAAATAGAGCTATACATAAATGGAGCATACCTAAACTCATTTCTTGGACCTTCCTAATCAAAGCacacttctaattttttttatgaaattccaAATAGTTCTAaacatctctaattttaaattattaataacaaGGTTGTGGAGGCTAGAGAAGACATAAATCGTTAAATGATTTTCATGGATTAAACCAAGTTCATAATTTGGTGGGACAACAATAAAAACAGGATGTATAGAACTTGatataagtttgataaatgtttaaataacaaaaatcgTGAAGCAATAACAAGCGATACAACAGAATAACACCCAGGGGCGGACCTGGGTTTACAATATTAATGGGGCACAATTTTTCGTCAAGCAAATTGTAGTTTAAAGAATAAGAAAAGATTGTCTGCACattaccaaaaaacaaaaaactctaCAATAAGGTTAAAGCAAGATCAAACTTAGTCCCACATCAACTAGTTTTAATACATTGAGAGGTGAGTTAGGTTATAAATAAAGAGTCTACAAGCTCAAAGATACAAGTAAACAAAGCATTGCTTGGTGGGTCCCTTGATGTGTTACTTTATTAAAAGTAACGTTCAGAATATGATAAAAAAGCATAGTCCaattaacaaatatattaaattaggCTCGAACTGGCTAGTGTGGCACTTGCCACACTGGGTCTACGTCAGGTCTGCCCCTGCTAACACCTTTCGATGTTCTTCTCTTGGTTTACTCTTCACTTCCTATCTTAGAAATTCCATTTCAATTTTGATATCCATCTTTCCCATCCAACCACACCTACACCAATCTTTCAACGCCATTCTTCGTCTTAGAAATATTAATCATGTGTTGGTGAGATCGTCAATGTCACATTAACTTGAGCCACCCAAAGACGTGGTCGAATGAGCGATTCTCCATGACAATGACAATGACTACACTAGTTTTGATGGGGTCCACGAGAGGAGAAATTGTATGCAAGGAAGAGGTGGAGGAAAAGGGTGAAAGGGACTAGCCGGAGATTCACTCGAGGTTGGCGGTGGATAGTTTCAAacataattgattatttttgttcttaatCGTTAAATTTTAGTAATATCATGTCACATTTTGCATTaaacatatgatttttttttttatttttaatttttactttaataaacaaaattcacaaaattataatttaaacattcaaaatccCATTTAAATTAAACCGTATAAAATGAAATCAcatcaaatattttgtttataaattatttaaaccaAACCTAATCAAACCAACATCCAAACTGCACTGCAATCACCCCTAGTAGGgagtaataataattaaacataaggTAGCATGTTATTGGAACCCCTCAAAGAAAATATGATGAACCATGTTGATGATCACACCAAGAATTCTTCATCGTCTTCACTGCAAAAAATGGAGCTTCTTCACCTATCACCACTACAGTTACCACCACCATACACCCAACAACCACCTTCCAGTTCCACTCCCTCCAACTATCCACCTCTCACGTATCTGCAAACATCCCACCACCGTCAAAACCCTCCACGCTTCCCTCATCATCTCCGGCCATCCTCCCGACACCACCCTCATCTCTCTCTACGCCTCCTTCGGCTTCCTCCGCCACGCTCGCACTCTCTTCCACCGTCTTCCCTCACCAACCCACCACTCCTTCAAACTCATCATTCGTTGGCATTTCCTCAACGACGTCCACTCCCACGTCGTTTCATTCTACAACCTTGCGCGAACCACTCTCGGTTCCTTCAACGACCTCGTCGTTTTCTCCATTCTGCTTAAAACAGCGTCTCAATTACGTGATATTGTTCTTACTACAAAGCTTCACTGTAACATTCTCAAATCAAATGCTGCTGATAGTTTTGTTTTGACTAGTTTAGTTGATGCTTATTCGAAATGTGGGAAACTAAGGGATGCACGaaaggtgtttgatgaaatacCTGATAGAAGTGTGGTGTCGTGGACTTCGATGATTGTTGCTTATGTTCAAAATGAATGTGCTGAGGAAGGGTTGATGTTGTTTAATAGAATGAGGGAAGGGTTTCTTGATGGGAATGTGTTTACTGTTGGGAGTTTGGTTACGGCGTGTACTAAATTAGGGTGTTTGCATCAAGGGAAATGGGTTCATGGGTATGTTATTAAGAATGGGATTGAGATTAATTCTTATTTGGCTACTTCTCTTTTGAATATGTATGTTAAATGTGGTGATATTGGTGATGCTCGTTCCgtgtttgatgaattttcaGTTTCGACTTGTGGTGGTGGTGACGATCTTGTTTTTTGGACGGCTATGATTGTCGGGTATACTCAGAGAGGTTATCCTCAAGCTGCGTTGGAGTTGTTTACCGATAAGAAATGGTATAGGATTTTGCCAAATTCAGTTACTCTTGCAAGTTTGCTCTCTGCTTGTGCTCAATTGGAAAATATTGTTATGGGAAAGTTACTTCATGTTCTGGTAGTTAAGTATGGATTGGATGATACTTCATTGAGGAATTCTCTTGTTGATATGTATGCGAAGTGTGGACTTATTCCTGATGCACATTATGTGTTTGCAACTACGGTGGATAAGGATGTTGTTTCTTGGAATTCGGTTATTTCGGGTTATGCACAGAGTGGATCAGCATATGAAGCCCTTGATCTCTTCAACAGGATGAGAATGGAATCGTTTTTGCCAGATGCGGTTACGGTTGTTGGTGTTCTCTCAGCTTGTGCTTCTGTTGGTGCTCATCAAATTGGTTTGTCCCTTCATGGTTTTGCCTTAAAGTATGGCTTGGTATCCTCTAGCATCTATGTTGGCACTGCGCTGCTCAACTTTTATGCAAAATGCGGGGATGCAACGTCAGCTCGCATGGTGTTTGATGGGATGGGAGAGAAGAATGCTGTGACGTGGGCTGCAATGATTGGTGGGTGTGGCATGCAAGGTGATGGAGTTGGATCTCTAGCTCTCTTTAGGGATATGTTGAAAGAGGAACTTGTGCCTAATGAAGTTGTCTTCACAACTCTATTAGCGGCTTGCAGCCATTCAGGGATGGTTGAAGAAGGGTTAATGATATTTGATTTCATGTGTAAGGAGTTAAATTTTGTTCCTTCCATGAAGCATTATGCATGTATGGTTGATCTCTTGGCACGTGCTGGCAACCTCCAAGAGGCATTGGATTTTATCGACAAAATGCCTGTTCAACCTGGTGTTGGTGTGTTTGGAGCTTTTCTCCATGGTTGTGGACTTCATTCCAATTTTGATTTTGGAGAAGTAGCAATTAGAAGAATGTTGGAATTGCACCCTGATCAAGCTTGTTACTACGTGCTCATCTCAAACCTGTATGCTTCGGATGGAAGATGGGGCATGGTTAAGGAGGTAAGAGAGATGATAAAGCAAAGAGGATTGAACAAGGTCCCTGGTGTTAGTTTAGTGGAGATGGACGTCAACAATACTACACATGTCAATGTGGCAGTTTGATCATATCTACTTTGCTCATGATCGTGTGTgatcataaagaaaaattacCTTCTTAACAAGCAGCTGGACTGGTTTT harbors:
- the LOC11445936 gene encoding pentatricopeptide repeat-containing protein At2g03380, mitochondrial; translated protein: MLMITPRILHRLHCKKWSFFTYHHYSYHHHTPNNHLPVPLPPTIHLSRICKHPTTVKTLHASLIISGHPPDTTLISLYASFGFLRHARTLFHRLPSPTHHSFKLIIRWHFLNDVHSHVVSFYNLARTTLGSFNDLVVFSILLKTASQLRDIVLTTKLHCNILKSNAADSFVLTSLVDAYSKCGKLRDARKVFDEIPDRSVVSWTSMIVAYVQNECAEEGLMLFNRMREGFLDGNVFTVGSLVTACTKLGCLHQGKWVHGYVIKNGIEINSYLATSLLNMYVKCGDIGDARSVFDEFSVSTCGGGDDLVFWTAMIVGYTQRGYPQAALELFTDKKWYRILPNSVTLASLLSACAQLENIVMGKLLHVLVVKYGLDDTSLRNSLVDMYAKCGLIPDAHYVFATTVDKDVVSWNSVISGYAQSGSAYEALDLFNRMRMESFLPDAVTVVGVLSACASVGAHQIGLSLHGFALKYGLVSSSIYVGTALLNFYAKCGDATSARMVFDGMGEKNAVTWAAMIGGCGMQGDGVGSLALFRDMLKEELVPNEVVFTTLLAACSHSGMVEEGLMIFDFMCKELNFVPSMKHYACMVDLLARAGNLQEALDFIDKMPVQPGVGVFGAFLHGCGLHSNFDFGEVAIRRMLELHPDQACYYVLISNLYASDGRWGMVKEVREMIKQRGLNKVPGVSLVEMDVNNTTHVNVAV